The proteins below come from a single Treponema phagedenis genomic window:
- the nagA gene encoding N-acetylglucosamine-6-phosphate deacetylase: protein MSLPICFHNGTIVSGFSKMENSCVLLQDGKIEDVFSERRFQTRHFNADVRIIDVQGAFIAPGFIDTHIHGFAGYGTEDNSTEAMLQMSIELARYGVTSFNPTLYPSERDNMLKCIRAIVKAMGKEKGAKIMGLHLEGPFISSEKLGVQRPETVSPVDMTFMEELWAASKGHIVNMTVAPELKGMRKLALYCAKKNIVLQAGHTNALYEHMIEGMQAGIFHSTHLFNAMSQMHHRNPGAVGAVLIHPEMSCEIIADGIHVHPDLIRLLVRDKPLDKIVLVTDGLKPTEQYEGQLIANGEEVVHRDGCFHRKTDDVIAGSSLSMIRGVKKLTSFGLPVETAVKFATINPAEIMRYSKLGAITPGYEADITVFDKQFNVLATVIKGSLKKNLF from the coding sequence ATGAGTTTGCCTATTTGTTTTCACAATGGCACAATAGTAAGCGGGTTTTCAAAAATGGAAAACAGCTGTGTCCTTTTGCAAGATGGCAAAATAGAAGATGTTTTTAGTGAGAGAAGATTTCAAACAAGACATTTTAATGCCGATGTCCGCATTATTGATGTGCAAGGGGCATTTATTGCCCCAGGATTTATCGATACTCATATTCACGGGTTTGCAGGTTACGGCACTGAAGACAATTCAACCGAAGCTATGTTGCAAATGTCAATTGAGCTTGCAAGATACGGTGTTACCTCTTTTAATCCTACCCTCTATCCGAGTGAACGGGACAATATGCTGAAATGTATACGTGCAATAGTCAAGGCAATGGGGAAAGAGAAGGGCGCAAAAATCATGGGCTTGCATTTGGAAGGCCCTTTTATCTCTTCGGAAAAACTTGGCGTGCAGCGCCCAGAAACGGTAAGTCCTGTTGATATGACTTTTATGGAAGAGCTTTGGGCTGCCTCTAAGGGGCATATTGTTAATATGACCGTTGCGCCTGAATTAAAAGGAATGCGTAAACTTGCCTTATATTGTGCGAAAAAGAATATCGTTTTACAGGCGGGGCATACCAATGCCTTATATGAACACATGATTGAAGGTATGCAGGCAGGAATATTTCATTCAACGCACCTTTTTAATGCAATGAGTCAGATGCATCATCGGAACCCCGGCGCGGTCGGAGCGGTTTTAATTCATCCGGAAATGTCTTGCGAAATTATTGCGGACGGAATTCATGTGCATCCTGATCTCATCCGGCTTTTAGTGCGGGATAAACCGCTTGATAAAATAGTACTGGTAACCGATGGGCTGAAGCCTACAGAGCAATACGAGGGGCAACTCATTGCGAACGGCGAAGAAGTTGTACATCGCGATGGCTGTTTTCATCGAAAAACCGATGATGTTATTGCGGGATCGAGTCTTTCAATGATACGCGGAGTTAAAAAACTTACAAGCTTCGGTTTGCCGGTGGAAACGGCGGTAAAGTTTGCAACAATAAATCCCGCTGAAATTATGCGCTATAGCAAACTCGGTGCGATTACTCCCGGCTATGAAGCGGATATCACTGTCTTTGATAAACAGTTTAATGTGCTTGCAACAGTTATAAAAGGATCATTAAAGAAAAATCTCTTTTAA
- a CDS encoding segregation and condensation protein A, translating into METLEVKNPATEFKVNQFEGPLDLLLFLIKKNEVNIYDIPIGDITEQYLNYLDYVISTDLDNLTEFYSMAATLLYIKSRMLLPVEIDLSDEDIDDPRRDLVDKLIEYQKYKKLSELMEQKESEAEWLFERKKIQHSLPFNQEDLWERMDTWELLQVFSQLMSNRSEKIVDLYEEVSINEKITLINEFLEDRGECMFTDLIGKKGSLLDVVCAFMAILEAVKFRIASIWQNRMFGDIKIRPWEPALPAADQ; encoded by the coding sequence ATGGAAACACTTGAAGTAAAAAATCCCGCAACCGAATTCAAGGTAAATCAATTTGAAGGCCCGCTTGATTTACTTCTTTTTTTGATTAAAAAAAATGAAGTAAACATTTACGATATTCCAATCGGAGATATTACCGAGCAATATCTTAATTATTTGGATTATGTTATTTCTACCGATTTGGATAACCTGACCGAATTTTATTCTATGGCGGCAACGCTTTTGTACATTAAAAGCAGGATGCTTTTGCCGGTTGAAATTGATTTAAGCGATGAAGATATCGATGATCCGCGCCGTGATTTGGTAGACAAACTTATCGAGTATCAAAAATACAAAAAGCTTTCCGAGCTTATGGAACAAAAAGAAAGTGAGGCTGAATGGCTTTTTGAAAGAAAAAAAATTCAGCATTCGCTTCCCTTTAATCAGGAAGACCTTTGGGAGCGCATGGATACTTGGGAACTTTTGCAAGTATTTTCGCAGCTGATGTCAAATAGATCCGAAAAAATTGTTGACTTATACGAAGAAGTTTCAATCAATGAAAAGATTACCCTGATAAATGAATTTTTAGAAGACCGAGGGGAATGTATGTTTACCGACCTCATCGGGAAAAAAGGAAGCCTTTTAGACGTTGTCTGTGCTTTTATGGCAATTTTAGAGGCGGTAAAATTCCGTATTGCCAGCATTTGGCAAAACAGAATGTTCGGAGACATAAAAATACGCCCATGGGAACCGGCACTACCTGCTGCCGACCAATAA
- a CDS encoding S1C family serine protease, whose translation MKLYSRIQVVFIVAVAAIVVGGGALFFGYHLSQKQNAHSMPAAETSDIPIIAVAPAGESLQPYPVADKTKYTVNEQENISVYEQTNEAVVNITTEIMGINWILEPVPLEGGSGSGSIIDPRGYVLTNTHVIEDASKIYISLHDGSQYKASIIGIDKENDLAVLKFTPPKNVPLTVIQFGESDGLKVGQKVLAIGNPFGLTRTLTVGIVSALGRPIQNEKNIVIKNMIQTDTAINPGNSGGPLLDTQGRMIGINTMIYSTSGSSAGVGFAVPVNTAKRVVADIIKYGKVRRGSIDAELVQLNASIANYASLPTDKGLLVSKVKSGSYADRAGLRAGTSPVRYGLGRRAAIIYLGGDIIVSIAGQPINGLSDYYSVLEDKKPHEEITVTVLRGNKKVNLTMTLSERTE comes from the coding sequence ATGAAACTTTATAGCAGAATACAGGTAGTTTTTATTGTCGCTGTTGCCGCCATTGTCGTAGGAGGCGGTGCTCTTTTTTTCGGATATCATTTATCACAAAAGCAAAATGCACATTCAATGCCGGCAGCGGAAACATCCGATATTCCGATTATTGCTGTAGCCCCCGCAGGTGAAAGTCTTCAGCCATATCCGGTTGCCGATAAGACAAAGTATACAGTTAATGAACAGGAAAATATTTCTGTATATGAGCAAACCAATGAGGCGGTTGTAAATATTACCACCGAAATAATGGGGATTAACTGGATTCTCGAGCCGGTGCCGCTTGAGGGCGGGTCGGGCTCAGGCTCTATTATTGATCCGCGCGGTTACGTATTAACCAACACGCACGTTATTGAGGATGCATCAAAAATTTATATTTCGCTACATGACGGCAGCCAATATAAGGCTTCAATTATCGGGATTGATAAAGAAAATGACCTTGCAGTATTAAAATTTACCCCGCCAAAAAACGTTCCCCTTACCGTTATTCAGTTCGGAGAATCGGATGGCTTAAAGGTTGGGCAAAAAGTGCTTGCAATCGGCAATCCCTTCGGATTAACGCGGACGCTCACTGTCGGTATTGTCTCTGCACTCGGGCGCCCGATTCAAAACGAAAAAAATATTGTCATCAAAAATATGATTCAAACGGATACCGCCATCAATCCGGGAAACTCTGGCGGGCCGCTTTTGGATACACAAGGCAGAATGATCGGGATAAACACAATGATTTATTCCACTTCGGGAAGTTCAGCAGGGGTAGGCTTTGCGGTACCCGTAAACACCGCTAAGCGCGTTGTTGCGGATATTATAAAATACGGAAAGGTACGGCGCGGCAGCATTGACGCTGAACTTGTGCAGCTGAATGCTTCAATTGCAAATTATGCGAGCCTTCCGACTGATAAAGGGTTACTTGTCTCTAAGGTAAAAAGCGGCAGTTATGCCGACCGTGCAGGCTTACGGGCAGGAACATCACCTGTTCGCTACGGGCTCGGAAGAAGGGCCGCTATTATTTACCTTGGAGGAGACATTATTGTTTCGATTGCGGGGCAGCCAATAAACGGGCTCAGCGATTATTATTCGGTTCTTGAAGACAAAAAACCTCACGAAGAAATAACCGTAACGGTACTTCGCGGAAATAAAAAAGTAAATTTAACAATGACGCTTTCAGAACGGACAGAATAA
- a CDS encoding SDR family NAD(P)-dependent oxidoreductase, with the protein MKRIAIITGASSGFGREYALQYSAMGECDELWLFARRKEKLEETKQAIFLQNGGNIPNVRCVAVDIAGEKGVQGFSRLLQEESKVAPFTIELLINNAGFGTYGEFTETEIKRQLASIEVNVYALTGFTAAVIPYMSTGGAIINLASMASFMPVPNFAVYAATKAYVLSFSISLSAELREKGISVLAVCPGPAKTEFGAVAIQKKDARMKHAKPADKVVAHSLRCLKNGRRLCIYSLSWKISAFLSRFIGRYFFANFVFHKIVRIS; encoded by the coding sequence ATGAAACGAATAGCTATTATTACCGGTGCGAGTTCAGGGTTTGGAAGAGAATACGCATTGCAATATTCAGCTATGGGCGAATGCGATGAACTTTGGCTCTTTGCTCGCAGAAAAGAAAAACTTGAAGAAACAAAACAAGCAATTTTCTTGCAAAACGGAGGAAATATTCCGAATGTGCGCTGTGTTGCTGTGGACATTGCTGGAGAGAAAGGAGTACAGGGCTTTTCACGTTTATTGCAGGAAGAATCAAAGGTCGCCCCTTTTACTATTGAGCTTTTAATCAATAATGCAGGCTTTGGTACCTACGGTGAATTTACCGAAACCGAGATAAAACGCCAACTTGCCAGTATTGAGGTGAATGTTTATGCGCTTACCGGGTTTACGGCGGCGGTAATTCCGTATATGAGCACGGGAGGGGCAATTATTAATCTTGCAAGCATGGCTTCATTCATGCCTGTACCTAATTTTGCCGTGTATGCCGCAACAAAAGCGTATGTACTCAGCTTCAGTATCTCACTTTCTGCTGAATTGCGAGAAAAAGGAATCAGTGTGCTTGCGGTTTGCCCCGGTCCGGCAAAAACCGAATTCGGTGCGGTTGCTATTCAAAAAAAAGATGCGCGAATGAAGCACGCAAAACCGGCGGATAAAGTTGTTGCCCATAGTCTTCGCTGTCTGAAAAATGGCAGAAGGCTCTGTATTTATAGTCTAAGCTGGAAAATTTCAGCTTTTTTAAGTAGATTTATAGGACGGTATTTTTTTGCGAATTTTGTATTTCACAAAATTGTGCGTATAAGTTGA